Genomic segment of Catenulispora sp. MAP5-51:
GCGGGGTCGGGAAGCTCTGGGCCGGCGCCCCGGTCACCCCGGAGAACACCATGTTCCAGACCGACCCGCTCCAGCTGCCGAGGTTGCTGTCCTGCGTGTACCACTGCTGCTGGGAGACGCTGGAGGCCTGCCCGCTGATCTTGCTGTCGGCGACGTAGCCGCCGCTGGCGTAGCCGTAGCTGGCCGGGTACATCTGGAGCCCGCCGTGGATGTCCATGCGGCGGAACGGCCCGGCCTGCGCGACGGCCCAGCGGGTGTTGCCGGCCGACGGGTTGACCGCCATGTTCTCCGCCGAGCGCCAGAAGTTCTGCGTGGCGTTGCCGGTCCCGTCGAAGGCGTCGACCGTGACGTCGCCGTTGATCGTGACGTCGTCGGGGTTCTGGCCCAGGCCCTGGATCGAGGTGTAGTAGCCGATGTTGGCGGTGTTGCTGTAGGTGCCCGGCTTGAACAGCAGGGCGTCGCGCTCGGTGCCGAACTGGTTCAGCTTCTGGTTGTTGAAGACGGTGTCGAGCGTGGACTGGATGGTCGCGCTGGACATGCTCGGGTCGAAGATGTGCACGTTCGGCCCGAAGTTCGGCTGGTTCGGCTGGTTGGTGCAGCCGGTGGCGATGCTGTTGACGGTCCAGGTGAACGTCGCCGTCCCGCTCGCTCCGGTGGCGTCGGTGACGGTCACCTTGGTGGCGAAGGTTCCCGCGGCGCTCGTCGTGCCGGAGATCAGGCCGGTGGCGGAGTTGATCGACAGCCCGGTCGGCAGGCCGGTCGCGCTGTAGGTCAAGGTCTGGCCGGAGGCGGAGTCAGAGGCCTGGATCTGCAGGTTCGCGGCGCTGCCCAGGGTCGTGGTCTGGTTGCCGGGGCTGGTGACCGTGACGCCGTTCCCGCCGGTCGAGGTGCCGGTGTAGACCTGGAACTCCCACAGCGAGTAGCCGTACTGCGTCGCGCGGGCGGTGCCGTACATGCGGATGTAGCGGCCGCTGCCCGAGACGTTCAGCGTCTGGGTGCCGCCGGTGCCGGTGGTGGTGGAGTAGATCGACGTCCAGTTCGTGCCGTCGTTCGAGGTCTGGATCTGGAACGCGGTGGCGTAGGCCGCCTCCCAGTTCAGGACGACCTGGCAGATCGACTGCGTGCTGCCGAGGTCCACCTGGAGCCACTGCGGGTCGCTGAACCCGCTGGACCAGCGCGTGCCGGTGTTCCCGTCGACGGCCGCCGACGCCGGGAAGGTCGCGTTCTCCAGCGAGGACGCGGTGGCCGGCTGGTTCAGCGCGGCGTTGGTCGTGCCGCAGCCGCCGCCGGAGGCGATCGTGCCGTAGACCTGGAACTCCCAGAGCGAGTAGCCGTACTGCGTCGCGCGGGCCGTGCCGTACATACGGACGTAGCGGCCGCTGCCGGTGATGTTCAGCGTCTGGGTGCCGCCGGTGCCGGTGGTGGTGGAGTAGATCGACGTCCAGGTCGTGCCGTCGTTCGAGGTCTGGATCTGGAACGCGGTGGCGTAGGCGGTCTCCCACTGCAGGACGACCTTGTCGACGGACGCGGTCGCGCCGAGGTCCACCTGGAGCCACTGCGGGTCGCTGAACGCGCTGGACCAGCGCGTGCCGGTGTTCCCGTCGGTGGCGTCGGACGCCGGGGTCCCGGCGTTCTCCTGCGACGAGGCGGTCGTCGCCTTGCCCTGCGACAGCAGGCTGTCGGCGGCGTGGGCCGCCGTCGGCGCGACGATCGCGTAGGCCGCCAGGCTCAGGACCAGGAGCAGCAGGAACGCGGCGTGCAAGGGGCGGCGGATCAGGGGTCTCCGATGAATGGTCCCACCGGAGGAGAAGGCAGTCATGACATCTCCTGCTTGGTCAGGGGTCTGGGTCTGTGTCTGTGTCTTTCATGGGCGGTGCGGCGCAGGGGTCGGCGCCGCGGATGGTCCCCGTCATCGTGCGTGGAACACGGAGAGCGCTCTCTCGCAAGTGCGATCGTCGCGCCGAAGTTTCCGCCATGTCAACGGATTCTGATTCCGGAACTTCGCTGGAGGGCTTTATCAGCCCTCGCATGGGAGAGCGCTCTCCCCCCGTGCTATAAACACTTCATGACCGCCGACGACGAGGTTCCGCGGCCCCCGACGCTCGAGGACGTCGCCCGGGTCGCCGGCGTCTCGCGCGCGACCGTGTCCCGCGTCGTCAACGACACGCGCAACGTCGACCACCGCATCCGGGAGGCCGTGCGAGCGGCGGTGGCCCAGACCGGCTACGTGCCCAACCAGGCGGCCCGCTCGCTGGTGACCAGGCGCACCGGTTCGGTGGCGCTGGTGGTGTCCGAGGCCGAGCACCGGACCTTCGACGACCCGTTCCTGGGCCGGGTGTTCACCGACCCCTTCTTCGGCCGGGTGGTCAGCGGCATCATCAGCGTCCTGCGACCACGCGCGGTGAACCTGGTCCTGATGCTCGCCGAGACCGCCGACTCCCGCGGGCAGCTGCTGGACTACCTGCGCCAGGGACACGTCGACGGCGTGATGCTGATCTCCACGCACGCCGAGGACCCGCTGCCCCAGATGCTGACCGAGTCCGGCCTCCCGACGGTCCTGTCCCGGCGCCCCAGCACGCCGATCCCGATCAGCTACGTCGACATCGCCCAGGACACCGGCGCGGCCCTGGCCGCCGACCGCCTGGCCGAGCGCGGCTGCCGCCAGGTGGCCACCATCTCCGGGCCGATGGACATGCCGGCCAGCCAGGACCGCCTGCGCGGCTTCCGCGAGGCGATGGCACGGCACGGACACGCCTTCGTCCCCTCCGTGGAGGGCAACTTCACCCAGGACAGCGGCGAGCAGGCGATGCGCGAACTGCTGGACCGCCACCCGGACCTGGACGGCCTGTTCGCCGCCAACGACCTGATGGCCCAGGGCGCCCTGCTCGCCCTGCACGACCGCGGCATCGCGGTCCCGGAGCGGGTGGCGGTCGTCGGCTTCGACGACAGCAGCGCGGCGACGGCCTGCCGCCCACCGCTGACCACGGTGCGCCAGCCGATCGAGGACATGGCCGCGGCGATGGCCGACCTGCTGCTCGCCCACATCGAGGAGAAACGGCAGCGGGTCACGTCGCGGATATTCGAGCCGGCGCTGGTGGTTCGGGAGTCGGCGTAGGGGGGCGGCCGGTGGTGCGGCCAGGTGAGGCGGCATAGGGGGCGCCCCTGGCTTGGGTGTTGGTGGGTGTGGCTGGTTGCGGTTTGTTTGTGGGCTGATAGTCACAGGCGTTTCTTGACGGCTTCGCGCATGGTTGGCGGGATCCGTTGGTGGCGCGGGTCGGGGGTCCCTCATGTCGTGTCAGGGCGGCGGGGGTGTGGGCAGGTGGTCGGGTCTACGGCCACGGGCAAGACCAAAAGCAATAATCAAAGAGCAAGAGCGACAGTCAAGAGCGCCTCCGGCGGCGCCTACGCGGCGAGCGGCGCTCTCTCCGGGGATGGGGGGCCGCGTTGTCGGGCGGCGGTTGTTGCTTGTGGTCGCCTCTGTCCCGGATTCCCCGTCGCTTCGTCGCCCGGAGGGAACCATCCCGGCCTGGGCGGTGTCAAGCCGGATCACTGTTGCTGGCCACCGGTTTCGTCCGGCTGGACACCGCCCAGTCCGGGATGGTTGTGCAAGCACCGCCGAAGCGACGGGGAATCCGGGACAACCCCGGCCTGTGGTGTGGACGGGGTCCACTTCGCCACGCACGGGTTTTGTCCACTGGCGTGGTGTAAGTAGTCTTCAGCGGTGAAGCCCCGGGTCACAGCTGCCGCAGTGGGCATCTGAGCCCATGGATGTGAAAGACCGGCCTGCTGATGGCCGGTTCTTCACATCCATGAAGATCACCACGCGCTCGGGCGTGCCTTGCGTCCTGCCCACGTCGAAGATTGCTTACACCACGTCGATGGACGTCACCGACGCACACGCGGCGGTGAGTCTGCGGGCATGGGGCGCGGGAACCCTTCCCACAGGCGGGTTTGTCCCGGATTCCCCGTCGCTTCGGCGGGCGAAGCCAAGCAGGCCGGGCCGGTGGTGTCAAGCCGCTGATACTAAACCACGGCGGCAGCGATCCGGCTTGATACCACCGGACCGGTCTGCTTCCGTAAGGCGACGATGCGACGGGGAATCCGGGACAGAGGCGACCACAAGCAGCGTCCGGCAGCCGACTACGCGGCCCCCCATCCCCGGAGAGAGCGCCGCTCGCCGCGTAGGCGCCGCCGGAGGCGCCTTTAGCCCTTGACCTTGACTTTTCGCTGTTCGCCTTGGCCTTCGCAGTTGCCCTTGCCCTTGGATTTTCGCAGTAGACCCGACCACCTACCCACACCACCACCGCCCCACGAAACCAGCGCCACCCACCGACCCGCGCCACCAACGGATCCAGCAAACCCTGCGCGAAGCCGTCAAGAAACGCCTGTAAGCCACCCACCCCACCCGCACCCACACGAGCAACTCACCCACACATAGATCAGGGGCGCCGCATAGGGCGGCATAGCGGGGCGGCCTGATGGGATCATGGTCGGATGCCGCAATCCGTTTCCCCTGCCGATTCCCTTCCCGATTCCCTTGCCGAGTCGTGGATCCTAGGCGTCGCCGCGAACCCGGCCGCGCCGCCTGCCGTGTTGCTGCGCCTGTTGGACCAGGCTAGTGCGGCTGCCTGGCCGGTGCTGTGCGGACAGCGGCCGTTGCCGCCCGAGCTCGTCGAGGCCGTGCTGGCGCATCCGGCTCGGGCGGTGCGCGGCGAGTTCGCGCGCAACGCCTACGCCGATCCCGCCGACCGCGGCCGGCTCGTGAACGATCCGGATGCCATGGTGCGGATCCGGCTGATCAGCGGGCCTCGGGGCCGCCGTCCGATTCCGTCCGAGCCCTTGCCCGACGCCGTGCTCGAGACGCTCCTGCTTCAAGATTGTCTGCACGGAAACGAAATACTCACGTCGCAGGAGTGCTACCAGGAGTTCGTCTTCTCACGGCAGATGTCACGCCGTTTCCTTCGTGGCCTGGTCCATCACGAGAACCCTGTCATGCGTATGCACGCTGCGCAGAATAAGTACGCCCTCACAGACGAGGAGCGCCAAGCGCTCCTCACCGACCCGGATCCGGGTGTGCGGGAGGATGCCGGGCAGGTTCCTTGGTCAGAGAAGGAAGTCGGCGTCGAGGACATCCCCGAGCAGGACTGCCATGCCCGGTTCGACCAGCTCACCAACTGCCGGGTGTCCCGGGAGATGATCGAAATCTGTATCGCCAGCCGCCGTGATCTGGCGACGCTGGCCCGCAACCAGCACACGCCCCTGGACATCGTGATCCGCCTGGCCCGCGACCCCGACCCGACGGTGCGGGAACGCGCGGCCGGCCGCCCCGGCTTCGACGCGGCACTGCTCGCCGAGCTGACCCGCGATCCGGATGAAGGCGTCCGCACCCGAGCCGGACTGCGCCCGCGTCCGACCACGGACAAGCAGCGCCGCTACATCGACGTCGCCCTGTCCGGCACGGCTGACGAGATCGGCCGGGCCTACGAGACCGCTGACGACACGGACGCGGAGTGGCTCGCGGCGTGCGCCGTGTCGGCCGATCCGCTGATGCGGCGGGTCGCGGCGATGGGCTGCTTCGTGCTGCCGGCCGACCTCGTCGACCTGTTGGCGCGGGACCCGGATCCGCATGTCCGGCACCTGCTGGCCTACCACCATGCGGCCGCGTCGCCCGAGCTCCTGCTGGAGGCGTTCATCGCCGGACCGCGCCGGCGCGAGCTCCTGCTGACCCGCCCGGCCCTGCCCCGCACCGGCCTCGGCGACCTGCTCACCCACGCCGACCCCGGCGTCCGCGCCCTGGCCGCCGCCGACACGACGCTCGACGAACCGCCGTACGCGCAGCTCACGGACGCCGACCAGCGCGTGCGGCGCGCCGCCGCGGCCAACCCGCTGCTGCCCGCGGACTGGATCGCGACGTTGCTGGACGACCCGGACCTCGCCGAAGCCGCCGCTGCCAACCCGGCGCTGACCGCCGAGCAGCTGCACCAGCTGCTGGACCGCGCCGCGATCCCCCGGCTGGCAGCTGCCTGAACACCGCCGCAGACTGGGGCGATGAGTTTGCGGGCGCCAGGTCGTCTGTGTTGATGACTCGGAAGGAGTTATGAATGCAGATCAAGGTCAACGATGTCGAATTGTGCGTGGAGACCTTCGGCGACCCGGCGGACCCGCCGGTGCTGCTGATCGGCGTGACCATGCTGAGCTGGCCGGATGAGCTGTGCACGGCGCTGGCCGGACGGTACGTCGTGCGCTACGACCTGCGCGACGCCGGCCGGTCGACGTTCGTCGACCCGAGCGCGCCGGGCTACGACCTGCGCGACCTGGTGAGCGACGCCTCGGAGCTGCTGACGGCGCTGGATCTGGAGCGTGCGCACGTGGTCGGGATGGGCGTCGGCGGCTTCATCGCCCAGCTGCTCGCGCTGGACCATCCCGACCAGGTCGCCTCCCTGACGCTGGTCTCCACCCGCCCGGTCGCCCCCGGCCCGGTCGACCCCGACCTGCCCGACCACTCCCCGGACGTCATGGGGCAGCTGTTCGGGCGCCCGGCACCGGACTGGACCGATCGCCAGAGCGTGGTCGACTACATGACCGGCTCCGCACGCCTGCTGTCCGGATCGCGGGGATTCGACGAGCAGGACGCGCGGGCCACCGCCGGAGCCGTCTTCGACCGGGCCGGCGACACGCCGCAGGCGCAGGTCGCGAGCCACCTCGGCACCATGTTCGCGGCCGTCGACTGCCGACCCCGCTGGCGCGAACGACTCGGCGGAATCACCGCGCCGACCCTGGTGATCCACGGCGACGAGGACCCGTTCTTCCCACACGGCAACGGCGTCGCACTGGCCGCGGAGATCCCGGACGCCACCCTGCTCACCCTGCCCGGCATCGGCCAGGGCCTGCCGCGCGCGGCATGGCCGGAGGCGGTGGACGCGCTGCTGCGCCACACCGCGTGAGCCTCAGTCGGCCGCCGACTCCCCCGACCGCCGGCCCGACCCCGCCAGTCGCGGCGCGTGATCCCTGTCGAACAGGCCCAGCGCGACCGCATAAGGCATCAGACACACCAGACCCGCCCCGATCGCCTCGCAGAACGCGGCGCTTCCGGGCGGGCTGTGCACGACCCCCCGCTCGATCCACGTCACCAGATGCCACACCGCCGGCACCATGACGGTCGCCGCGAACACCGCCGTCGAAGTCTGCGCGACCGAGTACCGAGTACTGCGCGAAAGACCTGCGCAAACGGCCATTACCGCAACACCCCCCGCTGCATACGCTCGCTCCTGTCACCGTTTGCACAACCAAACTCAGGAGGCGACCATGAACTGGAACAACGAATCCGGATACCCCGGATACACCTTCTACGGGGTGAAGACGCTTTCCCACGCAGCCCGGACCCAGCCCCGCGGGTCGATGCTCTGCTGGGCCTACGCCTTCGGGGCGCTCCTCGGCGTCAATCCAAGCACTGTGGCCACGTTCACAGTGTTGGACGCGACCTTCCTCGGCCAGCTGATCAAGGACACCGACGACATGGTGAAGGCCTTCAACAGCTACGGCCAGTACGGCAGTATCAACCCTCTCACTCCCTGGTATGACGCCCATTGGGGGACAGCGCAGCTGGAGCAGCATTTCCCGCAGGCCACAATTACCACAGGCCACGTCATCGTCGCCTTAGCGATCGGCAGGCACGGCAGTGACCCGACGAAGGAGGAACAGGTCCGCTACTGGGACCCGGCTGACGCGCAGATCCACACCGTCGGCATGACTGTGTTCAATTCCAAGCACCCCACAAAGGGCTACGTCAAGGCCTGAGATCCTCAGCTCCCGGGCACCGCCGAGGAAACTTTCGACTCCGCCAGCGAGCTCTACCTCATGGCACCCGACTTCTGAACCACACCAGCCACTCCCGGGTCGACCCCCGAAGAACTCACGGGCGCGACCCCTCAGGCGGCCGAGGCGGCCGAGCCGGCGGCGGATCAGCAAGCTGGGGATCTCAGCGAGGTTCACGCAGTCGAAACCGAGGACCATCACGGCATACGCGTCCGTGCGAACGGCGGCGCGGAGGAAGTGCGCGAATCGGCGACAGGCTGCTGGCCGGCGACCGCCGCGGGCCTGCGGCAGACCTGCGGGAAGCTGTCACCGTCTATGAACGGATCTGCTCCCCGCGGGCTGCTTCAGCCGCCGCGGAGCTGGCCGCGTTGGGCGTGTTGAGTGGGTGAGGACTGATGGCCCTCTCCCTACGCCCCCGCCCTACAACTCTTCCTGCTCTACAACCCTCCCAACGGGTTCTTCTCATAAGCGCAGAGCTGGTAGACGCTGCCGGCGTCGTACTGGTCGCTGTGGGTGTAGTCGGTCACGTTCGTGTTCGTGCTCTTCTGCAGCAGGTACGTCGTGCCCGGCGGCAGCGTGAAGGACGCCTTCGGGTAGTCGGTGCCGCTGTCGCCGCACGCGTTCTGCTGTGCGTCCTCGGTGCTGTTGTAGACCTTGCAGCTGGAGCAGGCGGCGATGTTGATCGTGCCGGTGGCCGGGCCGGTGTAGAGGAGCTGCACCGCGTCGGGGCTGTCGTTGAAGATGGTGATGCTGACGCTTCCGCCGGACGTGAGGGTGGGGGTGACCTTGCCCGCGTCGGCGTCCTGCTGCGCGATCTGCGCGGCGATGCTGTACTTCTGGGCCAGGGCCTTGTTGGGGTCGTTCGGGTAGGTGCTGACGAAGGTGTCCATCGCCGTCTGGGCGCCGGCGAAGTCGCCGCCCTTGTACTTGGACACGGCGCAGCCGTAGGTGCCGGCTTCCACGTCGCTGTTCACCGTGCCGACGTCCTTCTTCAGGCCGTAGGAGATGGCCGTCACGCTGCTGCTCAAGGCCGAGATCTGAGTGCCCAGGCTGGTGATCTGTGTCGTCGCCGTGCACGGGTCCGAGCCGGTGAGGCCGCCGGCGGCCGAGGTGATGGCGGCGGCGACCGCCGGCTCCACCTTGCCCGCCTGGGCCGAGTTCGGGAAGGTGGTCATCAGGTCATTGAGATTCTGCGCCGCCGCCGGATCCCCGTTGGAGCCCAGGGCGTGCGTACCGCACTGGAAAAGCGAGGTGGCCAGCGGATCGTCGGGGAAGCTCACCAGCGGGCCGAGGTCGCTCGCGCTGATCGCCTTGGCCGGCAGCGAGCGCAGGAACTTCAGCGGCTCAATGGCGTTGCAGTAGTCGCCCTGCGTGTAGGGCGTGCTGACCACCTGGTAGAACACCTTCAGCCGCTGCGGCACCAGCTTGGCGGCCCGCGAGGTGCCGTGATGGTCCAGGAGGTCCTGGTAGGCGGCCAGGTTCGTGACGTACTCCGGCTCCGCGGTGGCGATCGGCTCGGCCTCGGCAGCGGTGATCGCGGTGTCGGCCGCCGTGAGGCGCTTGAGCAGCATCTGCTGATAGGCCTCCTCCCGCGCGTTGCTGTAGAACACCGCAGCCCCGAGCGGCACCACAAGTAGCACGACGGCCAGCCCGAACGCGACCGGCCCCCGCGGCGGCCACATCAGCGGCCGACGCAGTCCCCAGACGGCCCCGAGCACCGCGGCCAGGACGAGCAACGCGGTGTAGAGCACGGTCACGCCGACCGGAAGCCCGTCCGGCGTGGCGGGCAGTGCGATGACGAGCAGGATGCCGGTCACCAGCCAACACGCGACCGCGGGAATCCACCGCCGCAGCAGGACGAACCCGAGGCCCAGCCCGGTGAGGTTGAGCAGGGCGACCGCCATCGCACGCCACCAGTCCGGCGGCCCGGCCGGCGCGGCCGGAGGGGCGGGCTGGAACTGGAAGGGCGCGGCGGGCGCGGGGCCGGGGCCGGGGCCGTAGGGTCCGTAGGGTCCGGGGCCATTGGGGCCATAAGGTCCGGGGCCATTGGGGCCGAACGGCATGCCCGGCGGGGCCGGCTGCGGGGGCATCGCCTGCGGCGGGATCGGCCGCGGCGGGGCCGGCGCGATCGGAACAGTCTGGTGGGGGGAAGCACCCGGCACGGCTGCGGCAGCCTGGTCGGGCGCATCAGGAGCGACCGACGGGACTGGCTGGGGTGCGGCCTGGCCGGGCGAGGCGGCTGCTGGGAGCTGCATTGTGGCAGCCGCCGGAACCGCATCAGACAAAGGCGACTCAGGCGTGGCAGCCGCCGGAAGCTGCGTCGTAGCAGCCGCCGGAACCGCATCAGATGAAGGCGGCTCAGGTGAAGCCGACTCAGCAGAAGCCGGCTCGGCCGAAGCCACCGCCGGAAGCTGCGTCGTGGCAGCCGCCGGAACCGCTTCAGTTGAATCCGACTCAGCTGAAGCCGGCTCGGGTGAGGCGGCCGCCGGAAGCTGCACCGTGGGCGGACTGTCCGAGACCGTCGGTGAACTGTCCGGGACCGTCTGCGGATCTTCTGCCGGCGGAGTGTGTGTGACCTGCTCGTTGTGAGGCGGCACACTATCGTGCCGTGGCTCCTCCGACATTCCCTGCCCCCTGCTTTGCTAGCCCGACGATGGAGGTGATGGACAACTGTGCGGAGCAAGTACATCGGGGCGCATCTGGGCGAAGCAATAGCGTTTCACAATCGTTGTTCTCAGAGCTCGTGGTTTCCTGTTGCCGACTTGCGCGCCGGGCCGCCCGGACAAAGCCGAGCGGCCGGCGGTGGTGCCGGTTCAGGCGCCCAGTGCCTCGATGACCAAGCGGGCGACCGCGCTCCCGGAGTACTGCTGCTGGCCGGTGATCAACAGCCCGTCGCGCACCGCATGCGGCTCGAACTGGCCGCGCACGGTGAACTCGGTGTCCGGCAGGCCCCTGGCCTCGTCCTCGATGCGGAAGGGCTGGACTCGCTGCCCCACGTAGGAGTCCACGAAGTCCTCCTCGCTGTTGGCGAACCCGGTCCACCTCTTGCCCGTCACCAGCAGGCTTCCGTCCGACAGCCGGGTTTTCAGCAGCGCCGCTGTGCCGTGGCAGAGCACTGCCGTGACGCGTCCCGACTCGTGGAACGCCGCGATCAGAGCGTGCACCCGCTCGTCGTGCGCGAACATGTACATGGGCGCCTGCCCGCCGATGACCAGCAGTGCCGCGTAGTCCTCCGGCCGGATGTCAGCCAGCGAGGCGGGCGGCGCTCGCGGTCAGCGCGGACAGGACGACCGGTTCGGCGCCGTCGAAGGCGATCAGCGGCGTCAACACGCCCCGGCTGGTCACCAGCGTCCCGCAGGATCAGGCGGTGCAGGTTCCGCAGGACCGGCGAGGGATCGGCCCCGAGCTCGTCGCGCAGCATCCTGCGGGCGTTCCCGTAGCTTTCGAGGGCGTCCCCGCGGCGGCGCGCGCCGTAGAGCGCGATCATCGCCCGCTCGTGGAAGGGCTCGTGCATCGGACGGCTCGCCATCAGTTCCCTGAGTCGCGAGTACGCCTGGTCGAAGCGTCCGGTGTGCAGGAAGGCGTCGAGGTGCAGCTCTTGCAGGTGCAGCCGCAGATCGTCCAGCGCCGGCCCGGAATCGACCCGCAGGCTCTCGACCGGGACGTCCTCGAACGGGAGACCGACCGTGGCAGCACACCTAGACCATCGGTTCCCCCTCGGCAGCAACGCGATCGGCCACGACAGCGACCAGGGCTTCGCGCTCCCGGTCCAGCCAGGCCTCGGCCTCGGCGGCGTCGCGGAACGGCACCACCAGGGCACCGGGAGCCGGCGCGCCCAACCGGATGGCCGGAGGGATCGGCGGGACCGGAGGAATCGGCATGGTGGGCATGGTGTGCAGGTGGCGGTGTGCCTGGGCCATGGTGTGCAGGTAGAAGTCTGAGACGCGCCGTCGTGCGGCGTCGCGCTCCCCTTCGTCCTCCTCAGCGGCGAGCCGTTCGGCCGCGAAGGCCTCCAGCAGGCTGTGCCGGTGGTAGCGGCCCTGCTCGTCCTCCGTGGCCATGTTCATCGACACCAGCTCGACCAGGGTCGCGTGCGCCTCGGCGGCCGGGACGGCGGCCAGCGAGGCTGCGGCCGGGACCGTCGCGGACGGTCCCGGGAGCAGGGCCAGCAGCCGGTACAGCCGCGCGGCCTGCGGGCTGAGGTGGCGGTAGGACCAGGACAGGACGGTCCGGACGTCG
This window contains:
- a CDS encoding discoidin domain-containing protein — protein: MTAFSSGGTIHRRPLIRRPLHAAFLLLLVLSLAAYAIVAPTAAHAADSLLSQGKATTASSQENAGTPASDATDGNTGTRWSSAFSDPQWLQVDLGATASVDKVVLQWETAYATAFQIQTSNDGTTWTSIYSTTTGTGGTQTLNITGSGRYVRMYGTARATQYGYSLWEFQVYGTIASGGGCGTTNAALNQPATASSLENATFPASAAVDGNTGTRWSSGFSDPQWLQVDLGSTQSICQVVLNWEAAYATAFQIQTSNDGTNWTSIYSTTTGTGGTQTLNVSGSGRYIRMYGTARATQYGYSLWEFQVYTGTSTGGNGVTVTSPGNQTTTLGSAANLQIQASDSASGQTLTYSATGLPTGLSINSATGLISGTTSAAGTFATKVTVTDATGASGTATFTWTVNSIATGCTNQPNQPNFGPNVHIFDPSMSSATIQSTLDTVFNNQKLNQFGTERDALLFKPGTYSNTANIGYYTSIQGLGQNPDDVTINGDVTVDAFDGTGNATQNFWRSAENMAVNPSAGNTRWAVAQAGPFRRMDIHGGLQMYPASYGYASGGYVADSKISGQASSVSQQQWYTQDSNLGSWSGSVWNMVFSGVTGAPAQSFPTPPMTTLATTPTSRDVPYLYVDSSGNYHVFLPSLRTNASGPSWANGPTPGTSLPMSQFFVVTPSNTASQMNAALAQGCSLFFTPGVYNIDQTLNVSNPNTVVLGTGFPTLIPTGGVTTMQVADVDGVRISGLLMDAGTTTSPSLLTVGPAGSSANHSANPISVQDVFFRIGGDIAGSATDSLVVNANNTLVNDIWAWRADHGNAGTVGWTTNTADNGLTVNGNNVLATGLFVEHYQKSEVVWNGQGGETIFFQNENPYDPPNQAAWMNGSTNGYPAYKVGANVTSHQAYGMGSYCYFNVNPAVVNDHAFEAPNTAGVQFHDLLTVSLGGVGVIQHVINSTGAATPSNTTPSDVTSYP
- a CDS encoding LacI family DNA-binding transcriptional regulator; translated protein: MTADDEVPRPPTLEDVARVAGVSRATVSRVVNDTRNVDHRIREAVRAAVAQTGYVPNQAARSLVTRRTGSVALVVSEAEHRTFDDPFLGRVFTDPFFGRVVSGIISVLRPRAVNLVLMLAETADSRGQLLDYLRQGHVDGVMLISTHAEDPLPQMLTESGLPTVLSRRPSTPIPISYVDIAQDTGAALAADRLAERGCRQVATISGPMDMPASQDRLRGFREAMARHGHAFVPSVEGNFTQDSGEQAMRELLDRHPDLDGLFAANDLMAQGALLALHDRGIAVPERVAVVGFDDSSAATACRPPLTTVRQPIEDMAAAMADLLLAHIEEKRQRVTSRIFEPALVVRESA
- a CDS encoding alpha/beta fold hydrolase, producing MQIKVNDVELCVETFGDPADPPVLLIGVTMLSWPDELCTALAGRYVVRYDLRDAGRSTFVDPSAPGYDLRDLVSDASELLTALDLERAHVVGMGVGGFIAQLLALDHPDQVASLTLVSTRPVAPGPVDPDLPDHSPDVMGQLFGRPAPDWTDRQSVVDYMTGSARLLSGSRGFDEQDARATAGAVFDRAGDTPQAQVASHLGTMFAAVDCRPRWRERLGGITAPTLVIHGDEDPFFPHGNGVALAAEIPDATLLTLPGIGQGLPRAAWPEAVDALLRHTA
- a CDS encoding type 1 glutamine amidotransferase domain-containing protein, translating into MADIRPEDYAALLVIGGQAPMYMFAHDERVHALIAAFHESGRVTAVLCHGTAALLKTRLSDGSLLVTGKRWTGFANSEEDFVDSYVGQRVQPFRIEDEARGLPDTEFTVRGQFEPHAVRDGLLITGQQQYSGSAVARLVIEALGA